One Natator depressus isolate rNatDep1 chromosome 3, rNatDep2.hap1, whole genome shotgun sequence DNA segment encodes these proteins:
- the PDIA6 gene encoding protein disulfide-isomerase A6, which translates to MGMFGASGLLLGAVSCTFFLAANSLYSSSDDVIELTPTNFNKEVIQSDSLWLVEFYAPWCGHCQRLTPEWKKAATALKGVVKVGAVDADKHQSLGGQYGVRGFPTIKIFGSNKNKAEDYQGGRTSEAIVDAALSTLRSLVKDRLSGRSGGYSSGKQSSRESGGGDKKDVIELTDDNFDKNVVNSDDVWLVEFYAPWCGHCKNLEPEWAAAATEVKEQTKGKVKLAAVDATVNQMLASRYGIRGFPTIKIFQKGEDPVDYDGGRTRSDIVARALDLFSESAPQPELLEIIDENIVKSTCDAHQLCVIAVLPHILDTGAAGRNSYLEVMLKMADKYKKKMWGWLWTEAGAQSELENSLGIGGFGYPAMAAVNARKMKFALLKGSFSEQGINEFLRELSFGRGSTAPVGGGGFPKINTVEPWDGKDGELPVEDDIDLSDVDLEDWDKDEL; encoded by the exons GAGCTGTGAGCTGCACATTCTTCCTGGCAGCTAACAGCCTATATTCATCCAGTGATGATGTGATAGAGCTAACACCAACAAATTTCAACAAGGAAGTCATTCAGAGCGACAGTTTATGGCTGGTAGAATTCTACGCACCATG gtGTGGTCACTGTCAACGACTAACTCCTGAATGGAAGAAAGCAGCGACAGCATTAAAA ggTGTTGTGAAAGTTGGTGCAGTTGATGCAGATAAGCATCAGTCCCTAGGTGGTCAGTACGGTGTTCGAGGATTTCCAACTATCAAGATATTTGGATCCAACAAGAACAAAGCAGAAGATTACCAGG GTGGCAGAACAAGTGAAGCTATTGTTGATGCTGCTTTAAGTACTCTTCGATCACTGGTGAAGGATCGTCTTAGTGGCAGAAGTGGAGGATATAGTTCTGGAAAGCAG AGTAGCCGGGAAAGCGGAGGCGGTGATAAAAAGGATGTGATTGAACTGACTGATGACAACTTTGATAAGAATGTTGTGAATAGTGATGACGTTTGGCTGGTAGAGTTTTATGCCCCATGGTGTGGACACTGCAAAAA TCTGGAGCCAGAATGGGCAGCTGCTGCCACAGAAGTGAAAGAACAAACCAAGGGAAAAGTAAAACTGGCAGCTGTAGATGCTACAGTGAATCAGATGTTAGCCAGCCGATATGGG ATCCGTGGATTTCCCACAATCAAGATCTTTCAGAAAGGGGAAGACCCTGTTGATTATGATGGTGGAAGAACAAGATCTGATATAGTTGCTCGAGCTCTGGATCTTTTTTCTGAAAGTGCCCCACAACCTGAGCTGCTAGAG attattgatgaaaatattgtgAAGAGTACCTGCGATGCCCACCAGCTCTGTGTCATTGCTGTGTTGCCTCATATTCTTGATACAG GAGCTGCAGGTAGAAATTCCTACTTGGAAGTCATGTTAAAAATGGCAgacaaatacaaaaagaaaatgtgGGG gtgGCTGTGGACAGAGGCTGGAGCTCAGTCTGAGCTTGAAAACTCATTGGGAATTGGAGGATTTGGGTACCCAGCAATGGCAGCAGTCAATGCACGGAAGATGAAATTTGCCCTCCTGAAAGGATCTTTCAGTGAACAGGGGATTAATGAATTTCTCAG GGAGCTCTCCTTCGGTCGTGGATCAACTGCACCAGTAGGTGGTGGGGGTTTCCCTAAAATTAACACAGTCGAGCCGTGGGATGGCAAAGATGGTGAG CTTCCAGTTGAAGATGACATTGATCTGAGTGATGTGGATCTCGAAGACTGGGATAAAGACGAATTGTGA